In Anoplopoma fimbria isolate UVic2021 breed Golden Eagle Sablefish chromosome 12, Afim_UVic_2022, whole genome shotgun sequence, one DNA window encodes the following:
- the LOC129099912 gene encoding LOW QUALITY PROTEIN: uncharacterized protein LOC129099912 (The sequence of the model RefSeq protein was modified relative to this genomic sequence to represent the inferred CDS: inserted 1 base in 1 codon) — MLIMRFGTALALIAIVVSPLLMECTMTCHKKELLKKDGIGIQNDVEASCPVKLTSVVTSVHREIYTERVTVRVLMRAEDFCKAPKIEILSEFQQKRESKIIRPFLKKQKVSTFPKCNNKGKEGEAVKCHWGDTPQHGKDSFALWELSYAFLNAEAETIVSASYKSASSNCSVNYTVPDPMPDFYLSGNQSSKSISVTVEPGDKVFARWCYKNNKGPCQAQDSKPITIDPSQSQFALLNVPYLLPCVCVEVYYTNLDSKRDQKCPFRNVSLSDVTDVWRSSEVILHESTVTWCSVCSAVEMKISASLCWKQHKHLCTPVLNSTLEEMEKGSELIYNTTAWDKHPQMCVQFSLQGSHNITCPFDADKPSWEVNIGPGRQSLFLYITSSVPAKFSAQLCVLDKRGCKPVGQVHSVKRERNSADTTINVPLHFLAEKPCVQVWQSHPALHGRRILCPDYTHYRYGLYAVAALVFMGIAALVGILIQRLTKSRAADWLCIQEPVLLVCSSEQSAHISAVCALASILQGELSAKVHMALWAQSSQTQAGTRTGTGVADLGPLPWLYGQWEAVRKARGKVLIIWSPEATMTYVKWREERTNTDMNEXKKEDDSKAEKIKVEVEEHLELNGRRLGICKKQKAQGCVKLCDDKDWNIQREPSTVIAPVFKAALACLEGALQECKGQGVALVNFQGLCNSRDIPKAFRGVPRYCLPQDFSGLIQELGGMRRQTETGKFRWHCWPRLLSKVLSIWLAKQLTNRLKTLLPQMQGKKMQGPSVASTLKTTSVKTCSRLKLPLASNTAGPGTAHEHEPLHGSPWRAEIL; from the exons ATGTTGATCATGCGCTTTGGCACCGCGCTGGCACTCATCGCCATCGTGGTGTCTCCACTGCTGATGGAATGCACCATGACATGTCAT AAAAAAGAACTTTTGAAGAAAGATGGAATAGGGATCCAAAATG ATGTTGAGGCGAGCTGTCCTGTGAAACTGACCTCAGTCGTGACCTCTGTCCATCGGGAGATCTACACTGAACGTGTCACCGTCCGGGTCTTAATGAGGGCTGAAG ATTTTTGTAAAGCCCCGAAAATTGAAATTCTCTCAGAATTTCAGCAGAAAAGAGAGTCAAAGATAATCAGGCCCTTCTTGAAGAAACAGAAGGTTTCCACCTTCCCAAAG TGTAACAATAAGGGAAAGGAGGGTGAAGCCGTCAAGTGTCACTGGGGAGACACTCCGCAACATGGCAAAGACAGTTTTGCTCTG tgggAGCTGTCGtatgcttttttaaatgctgaagCAGAAACAATTGTGTCTGCGTCCTACAAATCAGCATCCTCAAACTGCAGTGTCAATTACACAGTGCCAG ATCCCATGCCAGACTTTTATCTGTCTGGGAACCAGTCGTCAAAATCCATCTCTGTCACCGTGGAGCCCGGAGACAAAGTTTTCGCCAGATGgtgttacaaaaacaataaagggCCCTGCCAGGCACAGGACTCCAAACCAATTACT attgatCCATCTCAGTCCCAATTCGCTCTTCTTAACGTCCCTTACCTgcttccctgtgtgtgtgtggag GTGTACTACACCAACTTAGATTCCAAACGAGATCAAAAGTGCCCATTTCGAAACGTGAGCCTATCAG ATGTCACAGATGTTTGGCGCTCCTCTGAAGTCATACTGCATGAGTCAACTGTGACATGGTGCTCGGTCTGCTCGGCCGTGGAGATGAAGATCTCCGCTTCCCTCTGCtggaaacaacacaaacacctcTGCACACCTGTACTCAACTCCACCCTGGAGGAGATGGAAAAAGGATCAGAGCTG ATATATAACACAACTGCGTGGGACAAACACCCTCAGATGTGTGTGCAG TTTTCTCTACAAGGCAGCCATAATATAACTTGCCCCTTTGATGCTG ATAAGCCTTCCTGGGAGGTGAACATCGGACCGGGCAGgcagagtttgtttttgtatatcACCTCTTCTGTTCCTGCAAAGTTCTCAGCTCAACTTTGCGTCCTTGATAAGAGGGGATGTAAACCCGTGGGGCAAGTCCACTCAGTGAAGAGG gaaaGGAATTCTGCTGACACAACGATAAATGTTCCTCttcactttcttgcagagaaGCCATGTGTGCAG GTGTGGCAGTCACATCCTGCTCTTCACGGTCGACGGATTCTCTGTCCCGACT ACACGCACTACAGATATGGCTTGTATGCTGTAGCCGCTTTGGTGTTTATGGGTATTGCTGCATTAGTTGGAATTTTGATCCAGCGTCTCACCAAGAGTAGAGCTGCAG ATTGGCTCTGCATCCAGGAGCCCGTCCTGCTGGTGTGCTCTTCAGAGCAGTCAGCCCACATATCTGCTGTGTGTGCATTAGCCTCAATCCTGCAGGGGGAGCTAAGTGCCAAAGTGCACATGGCTTTGTGGGCCCAAAGCTCACAAACGCAGGCTGGGACTAGGACTGGGACTGGGGTGGCAGATCTGGGTCCACTTCCCTGGCTGTATGGGCAGTGGGAGGCCGTGCGTAAGGCACGAGGAAAAGTGCTGATTATTTGGAGTCCTGAAGCCACGATGACCTATGTgaagtggagggaggagaggacaaaCACGGATAtgaatg agaaaaaggaagatgacagcaaagcagagaaaataaaagtagagGTGGAAGAGCATTTAGAACTAAATGGAAGAAGACTGGGTATATGCAAAAAACAGAAAGCTCAAGGATGTGTGAAATTATGTGATGATAAAGACTGGAACATCCAGAGGGAGCCCTCTACGGTGATAGCACCGGTGTTTAAGGCTGCTCTGGCCTGCCTGGAGGGGGCGCTGCAGGAGTGCAAAGGTCAAGGAGTGGCCCTTGTTAACTTCCAAGGCCTTTGCAACAGCAGGGACATCCCAAAGGCCTTCAGAGGGGTCCCACGATACTGCTTACCTCAGGATTTCAGTGGTCTGATACAGGAGCTGGGGGGGAtgagaagacaaacagaaactggTAAATTCAGGTGGCACTGCTGGCCCAGACTCCTGTCTAAAGTGCTGTCTATATGGCTGGCAAAGCAGCTAACAAACAGACTAAAAACACTGCTGCCTCAGATGcaaggaaagaaaatgcaagGGCCGAGTGTGGCATCAACACTGAAAACGACGTCGGTTAAGACTTGCAGCCGGCTCAAGTTGCCGCTGGCGTCCAACACGGCGGGGCCCGGCACTGCACACGAGCACGAGCCTCTCCACGGGTCGCCATGGCGAGCAGAGATACTTTAA